One Hippea jasoniae genomic region harbors:
- a CDS encoding adenylosuccinate synthase, with protein MNRLVVGGQWGDEGKGKIVDILAQNADVIVRYQGGSNAGHTVCVGDKKFILHLIPSGILHENKICVIGNGVVVDPKSLLEEKKILEDLGIEVEGRLFISEKAHLVMPYHKEFDAKKEAVLGENSIGTTKRGIGPTYTDKHARVGIRICDLENPDVFKEKLNANIKFINKLCELYEIEPFDANKIFDEYMDYAQKIKPFIRNTVYYLNGVFKNGRSILFEGAQGSLLDVDFGTYPFVTSSHPTVGGAFSGTGLPHKAIDRVMIVVKAYTTRVGNGPFPTELTDEVGNYIRDNGAEYGATTGRPRRCGWLDLVVVKYAAMINGADEIALTKLDVLDGLDEIKVCVGYEYQGRKIGFIPSQLEEFAKCKPIYKTFKGWDKTAGITDYEDLPENAKRYLEYISMFTGVRFAFISTGAERKQTIEL; from the coding sequence ATGAACAGACTGGTTGTTGGCGGTCAGTGGGGCGATGAAGGAAAGGGAAAAATCGTTGATATATTAGCACAAAATGCCGATGTAATCGTGAGATATCAGGGCGGCAGTAATGCGGGGCATACCGTATGCGTGGGTGATAAAAAGTTTATACTTCATCTGATACCCTCAGGCATTCTGCATGAAAACAAAATTTGTGTTATAGGAAACGGTGTTGTAGTCGATCCAAAGAGTTTGCTTGAGGAGAAAAAAATACTTGAGGATTTGGGTATTGAGGTTGAAGGAAGGCTGTTTATCAGTGAGAAGGCGCACCTTGTTATGCCCTACCATAAAGAGTTTGATGCAAAAAAAGAAGCCGTATTGGGAGAAAACAGTATCGGCACAACAAAAAGAGGAATAGGTCCTACATATACCGATAAGCATGCACGGGTGGGTATAAGAATTTGTGACCTTGAAAATCCTGATGTATTTAAAGAAAAACTCAATGCAAACATTAAGTTTATCAATAAACTGTGCGAGCTTTACGAGATTGAACCGTTTGATGCTAACAAGATATTTGACGAGTATATGGATTATGCTCAAAAGATTAAACCATTCATAAGAAACACAGTGTATTATCTAAACGGCGTTTTTAAAAACGGCAGAAGCATTCTCTTTGAAGGCGCACAGGGCTCTTTGCTTGATGTAGATTTTGGCACATATCCGTTTGTTACAAGCTCACATCCCACAGTGGGTGGAGCATTCAGTGGCACGGGTTTACCGCATAAGGCTATTGACAGGGTTATGATTGTTGTTAAAGCCTACACAACAAGGGTGGGCAATGGGCCTTTTCCAACCGAGTTAACAGATGAGGTGGGCAATTATATCAGAGATAACGGTGCAGAATACGGCGCAACGACAGGTAGACCCAGACGCTGCGGATGGCTTGATCTGGTTGTTGTAAAATACGCAGCCATGATCAACGGTGCAGACGAAATTGCTTTAACAAAGCTTGATGTCTTAGACGGACTTGATGAGATAAAGGTGTGCGTGGGCTATGAGTATCAGGGTAGAAAAATTGGGTTTATTCCATCCCAGCTTGAAGAGTTTGCCAAATGTAAACCGATTTACAAAACATTTAAGGGGTGGGATAAAACAGCCGGTATAACAGATTATGAAGACCTGCCAGAAAACGCAAAACGCTATCTTGAATACATCAGCATGTTTACAGGTGTCAGGTTTGCATTTATTTCAACAGGTGCAGAAAGAAAGCAGACGATAGAGCTATGA
- a CDS encoding ferritin-like domain-containing protein, producing the protein MGSKGIEIVGMDVKEVIDLLNKAYADEWLAYYQYWLGAKVVKGPMKDAVITELTEHANDELRHADMVANRIIQLGGVPILQPKQWYDFTNCGYDAPENPFVEEILKQNIKGEQCAIDVYKSLIETTHMKDPVTYNLALQILEDEVEHEEDLQGLLEDLEILIKK; encoded by the coding sequence ATGGGAAGCAAGGGTATTGAGATTGTGGGAATGGATGTAAAAGAGGTCATTGATCTTTTAAACAAAGCCTATGCTGATGAATGGCTTGCCTATTATCAATACTGGCTTGGAGCAAAGGTCGTAAAGGGCCCTATGAAGGATGCAGTGATCACGGAGCTAACCGAGCATGCAAACGATGAGTTGAGGCATGCCGATATGGTTGCAAACAGGATAATCCAGTTGGGTGGTGTTCCTATTCTGCAACCAAAGCAGTGGTATGATTTTACAAACTGCGGCTACGATGCACCCGAGAATCCATTTGTAGAGGAGATTTTAAAACAGAACATCAAGGGTGAGCAGTGCGCTATAGATGTTTATAAGAGCCTAATTGAAACTACCCACATGAAAGATCCGGTAACCTACAACCTTGCACTGCAGATTTTAGAAGATGAGGTTGAACATGAAGAGGATCTGCAGGGACTATTGGAGGATTTAGAGATTTTAATTAAAAAATAA
- a CDS encoding ATP phosphoribosyltransferase regulatory subunit encodes MNKIPSGSVQFFEPLSSIRRKAENTIIELLAKHGYKEIVTPTFVYEDSISEYLFEPLKKKLFKIVDKTNGQTMILRADITLQLMQAVLFGNFTFPARVCYAQDVYRDIKEHLGEKREFRQVGAELFGIKDLDADIEIIKLSIEALKGVGFDGLVLKIADTDIPENLIKQYNLNAEQSQKVREFINKKDISSILKLDINDGLKETLLKLQKSSGYFKLDSSINNKVFETAKAIADTFEDIKIYCDLFFDEYPLYHRGITFEIFVDNKRVSVGGRYGNITKNLGKYLPATGFAINLDDVCYLLFERGEA; translated from the coding sequence ATGAATAAAATTCCATCAGGCAGCGTCCAATTTTTTGAGCCTCTATCATCCATCAGAAGAAAGGCAGAAAATACAATTATAGAGCTATTGGCAAAACATGGTTATAAAGAAATCGTTACACCAACATTTGTTTATGAAGACAGCATCAGCGAATATCTGTTTGAGCCACTTAAGAAAAAACTATTTAAAATTGTTGATAAAACAAACGGCCAGACGATGATTCTGAGGGCGGATATTACGCTGCAGCTGATGCAGGCTGTGCTGTTTGGTAACTTTACATTCCCTGCACGGGTCTGTTATGCTCAGGATGTTTACAGGGATATAAAGGAACATTTAGGTGAAAAAAGGGAGTTCAGACAGGTTGGTGCAGAGCTGTTTGGCATTAAAGATTTAGATGCAGATATAGAGATTATTAAACTTTCTATTGAGGCTTTAAAAGGTGTAGGGTTTGATGGGCTTGTTTTAAAGATCGCAGACACAGATATACCAGAAAACCTCATCAAACAGTACAATCTAAATGCAGAACAATCGCAAAAAGTGAGGGAGTTTATAAACAAAAAGGATATATCATCAATACTGAAGTTAGATATAAACGATGGCCTCAAAGAAACACTTCTAAAGCTTCAAAAAAGCAGCGGCTATTTTAAATTAGACAGTTCTATAAACAATAAGGTTTTTGAAACAGCAAAGGCAATAGCCGATACTTTTGAAGATATAAAAATCTACTGCGATCTGTTTTTTGATGAATATCCTTTATACCATAGAGGCATAACATTTGAGATATTTGTTGATAACAAAAGGGTTTCAGTTGGTGGCAGATACGGCAATATAACAAAAAATTTAGGCAAATACTTGCCTGCCACAGGTTTTGCTATAAATCTTGACGATGTGTGTTATCTTTTATTTGAAAGAGGTGAGGCATGA
- a CDS encoding pyridoxal-phosphate-dependent aminotransferase family protein has protein sequence MKRYLMTPGPTPIPPEVSLALAKPIIHHRTDEFKKLFDETIKLLKSVMQTKNDVVIFSSSGSGAMEAAVSNLIGESQKAITINAGKFGERWTKLVKAFGGVPVELKYEYGDYAKAEDIQKAIEKNPDIKAVYIQASETSTATAHPIDEIGLMLKEKYPEIVFVVDGITAYGAIDVKTDRWNIDIGITGSQKALMLPPGLSIISISQKAKTIIKQNSNKYFYFDILGEIGAYGKFTPPVGLIFGLKESVSIILNEGLGNVFKRHSLLAKATREAAKAIGLKLLSKRPVDSLTAIVMPDGINSSDVIKQMKELGVEVSNGQGHLKGKIIRIAHLGYFFKPDIIVGISALEIALKQLGVEFNFGEATTKAMEIFSDE, from the coding sequence ATGAAAAGATATTTAATGACACCTGGCCCAACGCCCATTCCGCCTGAGGTTTCACTGGCGCTTGCAAAACCCATTATTCATCACAGAACGGATGAGTTTAAAAAGCTGTTTGATGAAACAATAAAGCTTTTAAAATCAGTGATGCAAACCAAAAACGATGTGGTTATTTTTTCATCAAGTGGCAGTGGTGCAATGGAGGCTGCTGTTTCAAACCTGATTGGTGAGAGTCAGAAAGCCATAACAATCAATGCAGGTAAGTTTGGAGAAAGATGGACAAAATTGGTTAAAGCTTTTGGTGGTGTTCCTGTTGAGTTGAAGTATGAATACGGTGATTATGCAAAGGCTGAGGATATACAAAAAGCCATTGAAAAAAACCCCGACATAAAGGCGGTTTATATTCAGGCAAGTGAGACATCAACAGCTACAGCTCACCCAATTGATGAAATAGGATTGATGCTTAAGGAAAAATACCCCGAGATTGTATTTGTCGTTGACGGTATTACAGCATACGGTGCAATCGATGTTAAAACCGACAGATGGAATATCGATATTGGTATTACAGGCTCTCAGAAGGCGTTGATGCTGCCGCCTGGCTTGAGTATAATCTCTATATCCCAAAAGGCAAAAACCATCATAAAACAAAACTCAAACAAATACTTCTATTTTGATATATTGGGTGAAATCGGTGCATACGGTAAATTTACACCACCTGTTGGATTGATCTTTGGTCTGAAGGAATCAGTAAGCATTATTCTCAATGAGGGGCTTGGAAATGTATTCAAAAGACACAGTCTGCTTGCAAAAGCAACAAGAGAGGCAGCAAAAGCCATAGGGCTTAAGCTTCTATCAAAAAGGCCTGTGGATTCTTTAACAGCGATTGTGATGCCCGATGGTATAAATTCTTCAGATGTAATAAAACAGATGAAAGAGCTTGGAGTGGAGGTCTCAAACGGGCAGGGTCATCTAAAAGGAAAGATAATCAGGATTGCCCATCTTGGATACTTCTTCAAACCCGACATCATTGTTGGAATTTCTGCCCTTGAGATAGCCTTAAAACAGTTGGGTGTTGAATTTAACTTTGGAGAGGCAACTACAAAAGCTATGGAGATATTTTCTGATGAATAA
- a CDS encoding urea transporter, translating to MNKFSKLFDQAKKVATPISKSYSAILFNSNIYAGLTLILLTFININIGIGGLISVISAYIVAMLFGLNKEFLKLDYYIYNPLLVGLSLGFLFKINYISLLLFIVGGVFTFFLTYTISVLFYNYLKLPTLSLPFVISSSILYLASLKYSNLFVSSLYNYYHIELNSVDIPLWIKGYLTSLGTIFFLPNLAAGLVVSIIILMVSRIFFILSIIGYFTGALTTALFTGSTVSAFSDPSAFNFILVAMAIGGVFLIPSPKSYIFAVLSVIIAAPIVDAAKIFWENYGIPVFALPFNLVTFLFLFVFFWTGYIGITKLYKGSPEKTLDYHLTISSRFPFTGREIFLPFSGKWTVWQSFDGEWTHKGLWRHAVDFVVTDDKGKTFSNNGKFLQDYYAFGKPVLSPVDGYIYDYVDNIEDNPPSEVNRQNNWGNYVLIYDNRGFYVLIAHLKKNSIRVKKGDVVQKGSIIGLCGNSGYSPQPHIHIQVQLYPKIGSPTVDFKFYSYIRNNEFFDVGIPASNDIIEPIITDKSLFSKLNLQLDYEESYAIKNKNNIKHFKIRVRMANDGTFYITDGKAKLYFGLSHSTFYFYHMEGDYSSPLKYFFYSASKILLSNHINATWKDYLPLHSLPSRIQKEFLLFLSSFKHNLFSILSETAFVSDKKLKRTINFLGKKIESFVEISDDYGFEKIIYENIEITKVKGGKQV from the coding sequence ATGAATAAATTTTCTAAACTCTTTGACCAAGCAAAAAAAGTTGCTACACCTATATCAAAAAGCTATTCAGCAATTCTATTTAACTCTAATATATATGCAGGTTTAACCTTAATACTTTTAACATTTATTAACATCAATATAGGTATTGGAGGCCTTATATCTGTAATCTCTGCGTATATTGTAGCCATGCTTTTTGGACTGAACAAGGAGTTCCTTAAGCTTGATTATTATATATATAATCCCCTTTTAGTTGGCCTATCTTTAGGTTTTTTGTTTAAAATAAATTACATAAGTTTGCTGCTGTTTATTGTTGGGGGTGTGTTTACATTTTTTTTAACATATACAATATCGGTACTATTCTACAATTACCTAAAACTCCCAACTCTCAGTTTACCTTTTGTTATTTCAAGCTCTATATTGTATTTAGCATCTTTGAAATACTCCAATCTATTTGTTAGTAGCCTCTATAACTATTACCATATTGAACTCAACAGTGTAGACATACCTTTATGGATAAAAGGATATCTTACTTCTCTGGGAACAATCTTTTTTCTTCCGAATTTAGCTGCAGGTTTGGTAGTGAGTATAATTATTTTAATGGTATCCAGAATTTTCTTTATTTTATCGATTATTGGGTATTTTACAGGAGCACTAACAACAGCATTATTTACAGGTTCCACAGTGTCAGCCTTTTCTGATCCGTCTGCTTTCAATTTTATACTGGTTGCTATGGCGATAGGTGGTGTATTTCTAATACCATCGCCAAAAAGCTACATTTTTGCTGTATTATCGGTTATTATTGCCGCTCCTATCGTTGATGCAGCAAAAATCTTCTGGGAAAATTACGGAATCCCGGTATTTGCTTTGCCCTTTAATTTAGTAACCTTCCTTTTTCTTTTTGTGTTTTTTTGGACGGGATATATAGGTATAACAAAATTATATAAAGGCTCACCTGAAAAAACTTTAGATTATCACTTAACTATTTCATCGCGCTTTCCCTTCACAGGTAGAGAAATATTTTTGCCATTTTCAGGAAAATGGACGGTATGGCAATCGTTTGATGGAGAGTGGACCCATAAGGGTTTATGGAGACATGCTGTTGACTTTGTAGTAACAGACGACAAAGGCAAAACATTTTCCAATAATGGCAAATTTCTTCAAGATTATTACGCTTTTGGAAAACCTGTACTTTCCCCTGTTGATGGGTACATATACGATTATGTAGACAATATTGAAGATAATCCCCCTTCAGAAGTAAACAGGCAAAACAATTGGGGCAACTATGTTCTTATATATGATAATAGGGGTTTTTATGTTTTGATTGCTCATTTGAAGAAAAATTCAATAAGAGTAAAAAAAGGAGATGTTGTACAAAAGGGGTCAATTATTGGTTTGTGCGGAAATTCTGGCTACTCCCCTCAACCCCATATCCATATACAGGTGCAACTGTATCCTAAAATTGGATCGCCTACTGTTGATTTCAAATTTTATTCTTATATAAGAAATAATGAGTTTTTTGATGTTGGTATACCCGCTTCAAATGACATCATAGAGCCCATTATAACAGACAAAAGCCTTTTCTCTAAACTTAATTTACAACTGGATTATGAAGAATCCTATGCCATAAAAAATAAAAACAACATTAAACACTTTAAAATTAGAGTCAGAATGGCAAATGATGGAACATTCTATATAACGGATGGTAAAGCAAAATTATATTTCGGTCTATCCCATTCAACATTCTACTTTTACCATATGGAGGGCGATTATTCGTCTCCACTAAAATACTTTTTTTACTCAGCCTCAAAAATTTTACTCTCCAACCATATAAATGCAACATGGAAAGATTATCTACCCCTTCACTCTTTGCCTTCGCGCATACAAAAGGAGTTTTTATTGTTTTTATCCTCATTTAAGCATAATTTGTTCTCTATCTTGTCAGAAACAGCTTTTGTATCCGATAAAAAACTGAAACGCACAATAAATTTTCTTGGAAAAAAAATAGAAAGTTTTGTAGAAATATCTGACGATTATGGATTTGAGAAGATTATTTATGAAAATATAGAAATTACAAAAGTCAAAGGAGGGAAGCAGGTATGA
- the rpsO gene encoding 30S ribosomal protein S15, whose protein sequence is MALDKQQKLEIIKKFGANENDTGSPAVQIALLTARIKYLTEHFKEHPKDFHSRRGLLKLVGQRRKLLRYLKEHNFEDYKRVVTELGLKG, encoded by the coding sequence ATGGCGTTAGACAAACAGCAGAAGTTGGAAATCATAAAGAAATTTGGGGCAAATGAGAACGACACAGGTTCTCCAGCTGTACAGATAGCCCTTCTGACAGCAAGAATCAAGTATCTCACAGAGCATTTTAAAGAGCACCCCAAAGACTTCCATTCCCGCAGGGGATTGTTGAAGCTTGTGGGTCAGAGAAGAAAGCTGTTGAGGTACTTAAAAGAGCACAACTTTGAAGATTACAAGAGAGTTGTAACAGAGCTTGGCCTGAAGGGTTAA
- a CDS encoding tetratricopeptide repeat protein: MKKLTFVLLMVLIVATTSCATTSQTIEGAYKRSFTYEKSRDLKDAIMALLPVYKKYPDGYTVNLRLGWLYYLKGNYANSEFHYKKALKVFPYSAEAMLGLSLPYMAQKRWKDTEILMYKLIKIDFYNYYGNLRLAYVLNQEKKYSDAIKVEQKMLKLYPTDINFLTQLGLSYLYSGNKKYALDIFSNILILDPENITAKSVLGKKK, encoded by the coding sequence ATGAAAAAACTTACTTTTGTGCTACTTATGGTTTTAATCGTTGCAACAACAAGTTGTGCCACAACTTCTCAAACAATTGAGGGTGCCTACAAAAGAAGCTTTACTTATGAGAAAAGCAGGGATTTAAAAGATGCAATTATGGCTTTATTGCCGGTTTATAAAAAATATCCAGATGGTTATACGGTTAACCTCAGACTGGGGTGGTTGTATTACTTAAAAGGAAACTATGCAAACTCCGAATTTCATTACAAAAAAGCGTTAAAAGTATTTCCCTACTCTGCTGAAGCTATGCTTGGATTATCTCTACCGTATATGGCCCAAAAAAGATGGAAAGATACAGAAATACTCATGTATAAACTAATAAAGATAGATTTTTACAACTATTATGGAAATTTAAGATTAGCCTATGTATTAAACCAGGAGAAAAAATATTCAGATGCAATCAAGGTAGAGCAGAAAATGCTAAAGCTTTACCCCACAGACATAAACTTTCTCACCCAGCTTGGCCTATCCTATCTCTACTCTGGAAACAAGAAATACGCTTTAGATATCTTTTCAAATATACTTATTCTCGATCCTGAAAATATTACAGCCAAAAGTGTTTTAGGAAAGAAAAAATAA
- a CDS encoding M16 family metallopeptidase gives MKIRKIYRDSRSVSAGIFVPVGSAFEDGFEQGLSHFIEHMLFKGTKKRSYKEIAADIDRLGGVINAFTSTEYTGFYIKVLRDYFYEAFDVLVDIISNSTIPEDELNKEKGVIIEEINMTNDNPDDAVYEAFMENAISGTYGKSILGKKELIEAYTREDLLKFMGKHYKPESMVLSIAGGLQDDKLHLPESFFFEKYASESTIEPSFSFKPGIDVVKRDIFQTNVVLGCSFIDVYDERKYAAYVLNEVFGGTMSSRLFQSIREEKSLCYSIYSTVKFYKKGGLFLINAATSNSNTQKLIDSIKEEILKLKRDLITDRELEDSKTHFIGSYGLSLESTHSVMIKLASDELIYGRYLPEDEIIAKIRALKMDDIAEIIDLIDIDKFHITCLGNIDSVEW, from the coding sequence ATGAAAATAAGAAAGATCTATAGAGATTCAAGAAGCGTTTCGGCGGGGATTTTTGTCCCTGTCGGTAGCGCCTTTGAAGATGGCTTTGAGCAGGGCCTTTCCCACTTTATAGAACATATGCTCTTTAAGGGCACAAAAAAGAGAAGCTATAAAGAAATAGCAGCAGATATAGATCGATTGGGTGGTGTTATTAACGCATTCACATCAACAGAATATACGGGATTTTACATAAAGGTCTTGAGAGATTATTTTTATGAGGCATTTGATGTATTGGTGGATATAATATCGAACTCGACAATTCCTGAAGATGAACTCAATAAGGAAAAAGGCGTTATAATCGAAGAGATAAATATGACAAACGATAACCCCGATGATGCTGTGTATGAGGCTTTTATGGAAAATGCCATTTCAGGCACATACGGCAAATCTATACTGGGCAAAAAGGAGTTAATAGAGGCTTATACAAGAGAAGATCTGCTTAAATTTATGGGAAAGCACTACAAACCCGAAAGTATGGTTTTAAGCATAGCAGGTGGCTTGCAAGATGATAAACTGCATCTGCCAGAAAGTTTCTTTTTTGAGAAATACGCATCAGAAAGCACCATAGAGCCTTCATTTTCATTCAAACCCGGCATAGATGTGGTAAAAAGGGATATATTCCAGACAAATGTTGTTCTGGGGTGTAGTTTTATAGATGTATATGATGAAAGAAAGTATGCAGCTTATGTATTAAATGAGGTTTTTGGTGGAACGATGAGCTCAAGACTGTTTCAATCAATAAGGGAAGAAAAATCACTCTGCTATAGCATCTATTCAACGGTTAAATTCTACAAAAAGGGCGGATTGTTTTTGATTAATGCTGCAACATCCAACAGCAATACACAAAAACTTATAGATTCCATAAAAGAAGAGATTTTAAAACTAAAAAGGGATTTGATAACAGACAGAGAGCTTGAGGATTCAAAAACCCATTTTATAGGCAGCTACGGTTTATCACTTGAATCGACCCACTCTGTAATGATAAAGCTTGCATCGGATGAGCTGATTTACGGCAGATACCTGCCTGAGGATGAGATTATTGCAAAAATCAGAGCTTTAAAGATGGATGATATTGCAGAGATTATTGATTTAATTGACATAGATAAATTTCACATAACCTGCCTTGGCAATATTGACTCTGTTGAATGGTAG
- a CDS encoding polyribonucleotide nucleotidyltransferase, whose product MVKVEKTINGKKFSIETGWYAKQADGACVVRLGDTMVLATAVSSKEPPKEFLDFLPLTVNYQERFYAAGKIPGGFVKREGKPTTHETLVSRLIDRSIRPLFPKDYKQEIQVIVTTISADGENDPAIISILAASCALSISDIPFLGPVAGVKVSRINNRLDVFASMKELEDSSLNLVVAGTKDALNMIEAGALELSEDEMVEAILFGKKYIDELIELQHEVITQAAKPKREYIPIDVSADIASKIEELAIDELTEAINIKEKKKRNSTVEAILNKVVGKITAEFEGEEFIEEKAKAAFEDVVKNIVRTKIINTGIRIDGRKLDEIRPIKCEVGVLPRAHGSAVFTRGETQALVATTLGSREDAQIVDDVSEEGYERFMLHYNFLPFSTGEVKRLGPPGRREIGHGNLAKRAVEPMLPEEEEFPYAIRVVSDILESNGSSSMATVCGATLSLMDAGVPIKKPVSGVAMGLIKYENGYVILTDILGDEDHYGDMDFKVAGTKDGITALQMDIKITGVDEQLLKEALYRAKEARMFILQKMLDVLPTPRPEVSVYAPKIKSMTIDPEKIKDLIGPGGKTIKSIIDRTNVKIDINPDGKINVFGGPDSKLDEAVDIIKEITANIKEGDILEGVVTRIEKYGAFVKILPNKEGLLHISQISNDRIHNINDVLHIGDRIRVKVTNIDDLGRIALSRKILLTESSDENKKDL is encoded by the coding sequence ATGGTTAAAGTAGAAAAAACCATAAACGGCAAGAAATTTTCTATAGAGACGGGGTGGTATGCGAAACAGGCTGATGGTGCCTGTGTTGTCAGATTGGGTGATACGATGGTGCTTGCCACAGCCGTATCATCAAAAGAACCCCCCAAAGAGTTTTTAGATTTTCTACCTCTAACTGTTAATTATCAGGAAAGATTCTATGCAGCAGGCAAAATCCCCGGTGGTTTTGTAAAAAGGGAAGGTAAGCCCACAACACATGAAACGCTGGTTTCAAGACTAATTGACAGATCTATAAGGCCACTATTTCCAAAAGACTACAAGCAGGAAATACAGGTTATTGTTACAACAATTAGTGCAGATGGAGAAAACGATCCAGCCATAATAAGCATACTTGCAGCATCATGCGCTTTAAGCATATCTGATATTCCATTTTTAGGGCCTGTTGCAGGCGTGAAGGTATCAAGGATAAACAACAGACTGGATGTTTTTGCATCGATGAAGGAATTGGAGGATTCCAGCCTTAATTTAGTAGTTGCAGGCACAAAGGATGCCCTTAATATGATCGAGGCTGGTGCTTTGGAGCTTAGCGAAGATGAAATGGTTGAGGCAATCCTGTTTGGCAAAAAATATATAGATGAATTGATAGAGCTTCAGCATGAGGTTATTACTCAGGCTGCAAAACCCAAAAGGGAGTATATACCGATCGATGTATCTGCTGATATTGCAAGCAAAATTGAAGAACTTGCTATAGATGAGTTGACCGAGGCTATCAATATAAAGGAGAAAAAGAAGAGAAACTCAACAGTTGAGGCGATTCTAAATAAGGTTGTAGGCAAGATAACTGCTGAATTTGAAGGTGAGGAATTTATAGAGGAAAAGGCAAAAGCCGCCTTTGAGGATGTTGTAAAGAATATCGTAAGGACAAAGATAATAAATACAGGCATAAGAATAGACGGTAGAAAGTTAGACGAAATAAGACCTATAAAATGCGAGGTCGGCGTATTACCACGGGCTCATGGCTCTGCAGTGTTTACGCGTGGCGAGACGCAGGCGCTTGTTGCAACAACGCTGGGCTCAAGGGAAGATGCTCAAATCGTTGACGATGTTTCAGAAGAAGGTTATGAGCGGTTTATGCTTCATTATAACTTTTTGCCGTTTTCAACCGGTGAGGTTAAAAGGCTTGGACCGCCTGGTAGAAGGGAAATCGGCCATGGCAATTTAGCAAAAAGGGCTGTTGAGCCGATGCTTCCAGAAGAGGAAGAGTTTCCTTACGCAATAAGGGTTGTCTCTGATATTTTAGAATCAAACGGTTCAAGCTCGATGGCTACTGTGTGTGGTGCAACTCTGTCTTTGATGGATGCAGGAGTCCCTATCAAAAAACCTGTTAGCGGCGTTGCTATGGGGTTAATTAAATATGAAAACGGCTATGTGATTTTGACAGATATTCTTGGTGATGAAGACCACTACGGCGATATGGACTTTAAGGTTGCAGGCACAAAAGACGGCATCACAGCCCTTCAGATGGATATAAAGATCACAGGCGTCGATGAACAGCTTCTAAAAGAGGCTCTCTACAGGGCAAAAGAGGCACGCATGTTTATCCTGCAAAAGATGTTAGATGTGCTACCCACACCAAGACCTGAGGTTTCAGTGTATGCACCAAAAATCAAAAGCATGACCATAGATCCAGAAAAAATCAAAGACCTTATAGGGCCGGGTGGCAAAACAATTAAATCAATCATAGATCGTACAAATGTCAAAATCGACATCAATCCCGATGGCAAAATTAATGTTTTTGGCGGTCCTGACTCTAAACTTGATGAGGCTGTAGATATAATAAAAGAGATCACAGCAAATATAAAGGAAGGTGATATTTTAGAAGGTGTTGTAACGCGCATCGAAAAATACGGAGCATTCGTAAAAATCCTTCCAAACAAAGAAGGCCTTCTGCATATCTCCCAGATCTCAAACGACAGAATCCACAATATAAACGATGTTTTACATATCGGAGATCGCATAAGGGTTAAGGTTACAAACATCGATGACTTAGGAAGGATTGCCCTAAGCAGAAAGATCCTTCTAACTGAATCCTCAGATGAAAATAAGAAAGATCTATAG